The Populus nigra chromosome 4, ddPopNigr1.1, whole genome shotgun sequence genome contains the following window.
acacgcttgTCCACACAGCTACAGACACCCCTACCATGCACAGGCGAACGGTCCTCGACATCGTTCTCTAATTTTTATTCCCGTTCGAAACATTTTATAACATTTCTCTCACCTGGGGAGCTGGATTCTATTGGGGCCCAGCGGCCACGACTAACTTTACGAAGAATCGTTTTGATAATGCTGcgtgttttgttaaaaattatattatttttaaaatatttttgtattattttaatatagcattatgaaaataaattttaaaaaataaaaaaatatttttttaatattttatttttaaatatctacTGGCATACAGAAAAGGCGATCGCTACGGGGTTAACAGGAAAAGCAGCACACTTTCCAAGGGCAAACAAAACGATTTAGCAGCATTCTTGCTCAAAAGCCACGTGTGAtttttatttgcctttttttttcgaaattaatatattaaaattaaaattttaaaaataaagaaatattatttcaatataaggATGTAAAACGGCCATTTCACTCGTCCTGCCATCAGAATTTAACCCGTCCCTTTGCATGCGGTACAAAATTGTAATGCGCTGACACATGTATGGCAGCCAAAAATAACCGACCCATATAAGAGGCCTTATTGGTAAAACCGATACCGAAAACAAAAATGGCCAAACCAATCCTGATAGGTGTATCCACGCATGGCAGCCAACCACACACGCGTTATAATGAGAAGGGCTCTAATTGGTGTGTGAGAGGGAAAACCCAGAAGTCTTTAAAACTGACTTTGGTGCTCAGTTGTCAACAACCATTGTCTATCCATGATATGTGTAAGCATGCATGGAGCCCACTAACATACCCTAATCCCACATGTCCCTTTCTCTGAACTTCACAAACACGTACCCACAGTCCAATTTCCAAGTGTCAACTTCCCTGCCTCTTCGATTCATGCTGCCTCTTCGCTTCATTGGCCAAAACCCACCCTTAAAACTGCCCAAAGCCCATCAATCCCTCTGTAAACAGAATACCCCCCTCCCTCTAAACTCTACGCATCTCTGCTAGTAAGAAAATCATTCTGCATTTTCTTCTAAATCACCCAGGCTTCTTGGCTCCTCTCGCTTGAGAAGCCGCGGTAACCGTCAGTGAAGCACATCGTGAACCTAGCCACCATGATCAAGACCCTGAGCCCTTGCTCCAACACAGCAAAAACAGCTGAAATTATGTCTAGGTATAGGCCCATAGCTCCAAGGCCTGAGGGTTCTGCGAGTTCAATGGATGAGAGTTCATCCGTGTCTCAGAAAATCCGAGAATCTCCTTATTTAAGGACCCTTTGGCCACAAATGCAGGCTAGGCCTACCAGAACCAGGAAGAGAGGTAGAGCTGTCGTATCACCACCTAACATCAAAAGGCCAAGAACCCATTTGCTGGGCCTTTCTTCTCCTAGTCATGTAACATCCCCAGCCAAACATCTCTCCTTGCAGGGTTTCGTTCATGGAATTCCCCAGCTTCCTGTTCCAAACCTGGTTGGGGTCAATAGCGGCTTGGAAAATTCAGTTACTATGTCATCAAATCTAGTAACACTTCCACTTCTCCAGAGTCCTACAACAGGTACTGTTGTTGCAAACCAAGCAGCAGTTCCTGAGCTTAGTTGCCTGGAACCAAATAGAGAGAAGGTCATAGATTTAAACACCGTGGCTGAATTTCCGGAAGAGAAGGATCTCCTGCAACAATTACAGGTACCTCCCACCAACAATGTTATAGCACCTCAACCGGTTCGACTGGTAGGCTCAAGCATAAGTATAGCCTGCATCAGTGAAGACCCAAGCTTCATCCCACTGGTGAGAGTTCCAAAGAAGCCAGAGGAAGTCGAGGAAGAAGTTGAGTCTGAGGTCTTGCCGACAGTGATATCTGATTCCAACAACAAAGTGAGGCTAGCAAATTCTGCTTACAAAGAAATGGTGGGTCAGCCAGAATGTTCCTGGCTTGACTCGATGATGACTGGCGATGGAAGTTTTGCAGGCAGGTCATGCAAGAGGATATGTGGGGAGGTGGAGCTTCACCTTTCTGATTTAAGAGTGCCAGCATCTTCAAATGGGTTTTCATGCTGGGTGAGGATAGAATGGTGCAACAAGGGGACAAAGAATGTGATCATTACTTTCTGTGATGTTATCAGATTATCCTGCGCGTCCAAGGATTACCTCTTTAGTTGGAGGTTCCACACTCGTGGCAGAAAGGATTTTCAGTCCAAAACCAATGCTTGAATGTTTTGTTGTATACAGTAGCTTACTAGACAGCGCACTAATGGTAGATGTACACATAAGACGTCAAATACAAGTAGATTTGGTCAGCTCTTCAATGAATGTCTAAAGTGTATATAAGATCTTCTCTTCCCCTTCGGTTTGTCTCTTCTAGGACAAGTGGTGGTTAAATATCACTGCCAGAATCTCATCTAAGCAAAGAAGATACTTACAACACAAGCATAAGAATTGTATCTTCCAAACAGAAAGTTCGATAGTTTTAATTCGCAGAGACAGCAACATATATGAATACATATACACAGATATTagacataataataattaggatATGCTTACATCTTTTCAAGTGTCAATATGAAGAACTGTGGTAATTTCGCTCTTAATTTGCTGGGCCCTTCCACTTGAAATTGTCAGCGTACGATTTAGGCTGCAATGGGGTAAAGAAAACAATCATAAATGGAGAGAAATAGTGAAAAAGGGTTCACAACTGGTTAATCCTGGACTATCATTCTTAAATATCCTAACACGCAAGAAAGTCAACTGGATGTCAAGTTGTCAAATCTAGAAAAGGAtgattgatatttatatatatccaCCAGCTCTGGAGGTTGTATGATagcctttattttttagtatttattgtGTTTAGGAATTGAGGTGTTATACATATAAATTGTAGAAAATAAGAGTAGGGGAGAAAGGTAAAGGATAGAACAGGGCTGTGGTAATAAATCACATGCAACTTTCAAAACAAGTTAATGGCTGCTGTGAAATATCCCTCTCCATCCTTTGATAAATTATACGACTAAGTTAAGATTTCTCAGTAGAAGGGTCTTAAAATTTACATAAATAGGAAAAGATTTAAACCACCCCTGGTTTTCTATAGAACGCAGCTATTCATCCTAGGGAATACGGAAATGGGGGGATACAAACCTTTAGAAGAGGGGTGTGACGTTTCTTGACCTGTACATGATTCAAATGTTTCAGAGATAGGCCGAATGGAATCAATAAACTGAAAACATTGTCGTTAAGATACAATAATCATATAGGAATCAAGATAATGTAAAATGCGGTACCATTGTGATTTGAACATATTTATTAGGAACCTCCATACAGAACGAAATCACTAATAGTGAATGCacaatgaaaaaattagaaaaattataaatgcacAGCAGAAGTACAGGCTAAGGAGGAAATTACCTCATATTCCCAACCATGTTTCTCAGCAAATGCCTTTGCAGCTTCTTCACTGTCAAAACTGAGCCCTGCCTCACCTACATTGGCATATGGATCTCCCGTAGAAGTCCAGCCCATCAAAGGATTTTCCCACCTGGATAAAATATGATAACTAGTTAATATTATACGATGCACATACCGTATGATGCTTACAATAATTGGCCGCAAACAAATCATTAATTACACGGGTAAAATGTCTGCCAATAAATCGAGAAAATACTTAAAGATAATTTACTCGCATCCTAGAATTGTCAAATTTACAGCTAAAAATATGGGGTGTGTGAAAAGAATTCACCACGACGTATCTCAAACGGCTCTTTATATGAGGGACTAAAAGAGATCAACTGAAGTCAGAATCCAAGAACTTCATccctataatttatttagtagAAGAAAGATATGTAAAGCAGGAAACTGAGTAATTGACAAAGCATGCATACTTTTGTGTAGACAGGAAATTAATTTTCCATCTGCCAACTTTCCCTGAGCCCTGTTGCGTTGCCGTTCGAGCAGGTGAATAGATTATTACCTGAAATTCATCAACCCCATAGCAAGCCAATAAGCTCAAATTCTATGAGGGTCAAAAAGAAGGGAAACCCAATttcaacaatgaaaaaataaataaagcacaTAGCAATAATGGTAGTCATTGTATATTCACTTCATTCatcttaaattcttaaaaatttaagttcctCTTTGCGATTGTTAACTAGGAGCTAATTAGGGTTTAGTGATTCAACTTCTTGCGGAAGCTGAGAAGAAATTCTGTTTGACAAAACAGTCTCTTGTTCTATATTGTATTTGTAAGAAACAGGGTTTAGTGAAGAAGACAAGTCGTCCATTGCTCAGTATCGCAATGAACTTGGAACTGCAGAGTCGCAGACACGCTGATGCCAACTAATCCGCTATGTTAAACGACACGTCACTTGAATTTGGCTATCTTGGATAAACCGCATCGTATGGAATATTAACTCACAGAGCTGACAACACCACTGATATCAACAGCTATAATCGTCTTCCTTTCTTCCAATTGCAAGTTCCCAATAGCAGAGATTCATGAATTCGATTCAttgagtagttttttttttcctctacaTGAATTCGATTGCTTTCTTTAGGTATTCTCCACAGCCAACAAACAACTAAATCAGAAATACAAAtgtcaatgaaaaacaaataatccaaATACACAAGGAGAGCGAAATAGTAAACAAAACATAAACTCACCCTTCTACGAAGGTGTTGCTCCGGAATGCCAGAGATCATGCCGACCTCCCCGGGATTGACCTCAACCAAGGCGGATGAAGATAACCATCTTCGTGAAGATAAAAGGGCCAATCGATGAGCTCTAGTAAGATTTAGAACACGAGAACTCGCCATTTCTTGGAGCTTGCTTGATCAGATTTCTTCAATGCTAAAAGAGCATAGATGCCTTCTACAGACTGGCCTGTTATATTTTTGTGGAATGTTTATGAGAggctcataaaataaaattattttagaagttTCGCGTTTTCTCTGCTGGCGCGTCTCCAAGCTGCCACGTCCGGCTTGAATtttattcatacaattatttttattcagaaaagtgggtaaattatattttcatccctgtaaattttgttattatacATTTCACCTACCACAGCTTTGTTATTATACATTTTacctaatatttttcaaacaattcCAATTTGACATTCACTTTCAAAAATTAAGGTGTGAGCTAGCTTTTTCAGATTTaagtttttagcatttttattaaatattaacctgtgaataaatattttaattttccacTATTAAATGTTTAATTATGTAAGTATATTCTCAAAATTTCTCCATCTTGAATAATATACAAGCCCAATTATCTTGAAATATAGTTATAACGGAGAACTATTCATAAtgatattagaaataaaattatagttttgctTTGTATGgttgttataaattaatttaattttaatttttttaaactccaAGTAAAGttacaaaggttttttttatataaataacttttgattgacatgaaaaaaaaggtttaattgTTTAGTCAATTTTTCCCTTTTaggtatttaaaatttttattttttacactatGCTCATTAAacgaaaattatttttaatttcttccttcaaAATTATGTCTTCATTGttctatgttttaaaaattgttttgatttgcataCTCTAACATGTACGATGTGTCGTTTTAGTGTATCTAATGTGTCATAAAATATtccaacattaaattaaatatcaatatcacaattttaaaaatattgtaagagcaaggaccaaaatgaacataaaatacacgattgtttttttattttgactattCAAATGGCAAGGAAAACTTCAATTTACATTGTAGATTGTAAGGTCACAAACTTATTCATAAAagcattcataaaaaatatttaatctactGTGAATGATAACAAAATTAGTTTATTGATACGAGTTAATTGTATAGACATCCATCATGTTAACATGTGAGACAAGACTTTCAAGTAGGTGTTGTGGTAATAACTTGAAGAATTTAAGTAGGATTCATATTAATAACATGTATGATGAAAATTTAGACATGTGCCAATAATGATAACTTGTAAAATAAAGAATCTAGGATGATGCTAGTAAACCGGGCATGCCTTGAACCTCGTGTCATGTCTAATATGATAACGAATAGGTGTACTTATCAATTTAggttgtcttttttctttcttcttttttttttttatctcataattTTTGATAGGTTTATTTAGATCAaggttatcattttttttattagtctcGATTGGGCTGAGTTAGGAACTGAATTAAAGAGTCATTAAACATCTTCTCACATGTTTTGGTAGGTTaaggttgttattttttttattcgtcTTAATTGGACCGAGTTATGAACTGAATTAAAAAGTCATTAAagaatcaaaaattaaattaaaaatcaataaaataatttttttttgatgcatGTATGAGGCGTTAACTAGCCTATCATCTTCTAATGGCATGTGCAATGGATCTCGATCTTCGATGATGATCTTTGTTGGAAGCATTGGCATTGTCTGTACAAGGAAAATCCTTTTGTATGGCGCGTGTTCACAAGAAATCTACGGGTTCTTGCTGCTCAAGTaaagtaatcaaaataataggcCTTCTTTTTTCAACATAACAATGTTGTTTCGAATTCTCATTGAAATATCGAGgaacaatcaataaaataagtgtataaacattttatttgtttgcaaAAACAGTCAAAAAGTCTCGTAATTGAGCTGTCATATACACCAAACAACCCCTAAATCCCCTCAAATTTGCGAACTTAACCACCTTAAATTTATCGACAAAGTATCACGAAACGTTTATAGCTTGTAAACAACTTTGTCTGTTCgagtaatttaaaaaacaatgaacaaaGATATACTTGGAGGGATTATTCTTAACAGCTCTGGCTAATACGTTAATCATCAATTTATCATTTGAATTGATCATTAAAGCAGTGGTTGATGGTTGGAT
Protein-coding sequences here:
- the LOC133692902 gene encoding NADH dehydrogenase [ubiquinone] iron-sulfur protein 4, mitochondrial-like isoform X1, translated to MASSRVLNLTRAHRLALLSSRRWLSSSALVEVNPGEVGMISGIPEQHLRRRVIIYSPARTATQQGSGKVGRWKINFLSTQKWENPLMGWTSTGDPYANVGEAGLSFDSEEAAKAFAEKHGWEYEVKKRHTPLLKPKSYADNFKWKGPAN
- the LOC133692902 gene encoding NADH dehydrogenase [ubiquinone] iron-sulfur protein 4, mitochondrial-like isoform X2 produces the protein MASSRVLNLTRAHRLALLSSRRWLSSSALVEVNPGEVGMISGIPEQHLRRRVIIYSPARTATQQGSGKVGRWKINFLSTQKWENPLMGWTSTGDPYANVGEAGLSFDSEEAAKAFAEKHGWEYEPKSYADNFKWKGPAN
- the LOC133692901 gene encoding uncharacterized protein LOC133692901; the protein is MIKTLSPCSNTAKTAEIMSRYRPIAPRPEGSASSMDESSSVSQKIRESPYLRTLWPQMQARPTRTRKRGRAVVSPPNIKRPRTHLLGLSSPSHVTSPAKHLSLQGFVHGIPQLPVPNLVGVNSGLENSVTMSSNLVTLPLLQSPTTGTVVANQAAVPELSCLEPNREKVIDLNTVAEFPEEKDLLQQLQVPPTNNVIAPQPVRLVGSSISIACISEDPSFIPLVRVPKKPEEVEEEVESEVLPTVISDSNNKVRLANSAYKEMVGQPECSWLDSMMTGDGSFAGRSCKRICGEVELHLSDLRVPASSNGFSCWVRIEWCNKGTKNVIITFCDVIRLSCASKDYLFSWRFHTRGRKDFQSKTNA